In Daucus carota subsp. sativus chromosome 4, DH1 v3.0, whole genome shotgun sequence, one DNA window encodes the following:
- the LOC108217403 gene encoding uncharacterized protein LOC108217403 — protein sequence MTLEDFFTLTEMREGLTAPARVKELINVLQKDKHNTVKNDVYSNRQWSTVARTIAATENKDCLALFLQLDGLCYFDTWLKHGQKCLQETGDGFMEEAMIELLGAIEKLHKDEQKPVISDIMLTVKDLLSNKSSRVQDRARSLYSIWKQNSESNAVYMDVDKDKAVSDNLVGVNENCNHDQPECSLQDISTSRVDNNEEKNLEPASSYMTPTVSPEIMQTEVVVDLALPISDKDFGHASINDGPPNTVQSDTLNLVSETRPDLGNRSMHQLEATTGIKSPGSAVPGQRTLEGQSDVASSNEHDEAKQMPHIRSSNNLGVTETSFCVDSTNSVESKVGDNNEKDVDVGKEDPCINKSPSGDVRKELSEGNGETFDSRPSNPCTNLSAFDSTASANVLQGSPAHEIMAKNEQLTAILSEEVDTEANKESNVQNFSDKDEVDLGNEDPTTNISSKEDRETIDGSNGQNVPEKAGFDCENEVITTYLLKKEETEAIEKSNGQNVSDEIGDLTVNLSGKEDSEAIEGSSGQNVSDEDEVVRKNDYDLSMSGADVKHSVAKKSDFDMFDPLEVARQVAMEVEREVDCREPSFSSSERMSGDGKVESSDYLKEKNIIGIHCSFNDVSTGPNHYAVGGKDFVQTKNIQRKNCTVNIEPTESSEMAQEKEHEEDNNVCGFDLNKDVLSDIDADNLINPVTTPNMVVSASRDVSTSGLPLSALQIEGTVEWKGYAEASAFCPPSTCKISKGESSTFASGSSTNLFRRKEYLDFDLNVAEGEDKLTDFPPTREIPNSTRRSSENCSFEASPKKSDLLQLDLNCVSDNGDAPVSYWRKEERVLPHYNGQLSPSASSSSSSMQPALKKFDLNDQPSPFTEFLHPALTVRSSTNVYTSVAGGFKTDESVISLMGSRVEVRQKDNVPQTIPLFNGSIGDPAADASMTRNDGVMGSALSLQYAHSFMYGYNGPLSGPTVPYSSAIYGHGGQIPFMVDSRGTPVAPRALSPVPALPPSFPQPLFFESLAASPADSNGLVPTRHGLDLNLGVMTEGRSRDVGNMLQLFNPGQGISKDEQMRAYSQAASSSGVGGKRKEPDGGWDPSSFNYKHHQPPWK from the coding sequence ATGACTCTCGAGGACTTCTTCACGTTAACTGAGATGAGAGAAGGGCTGACAGCTCCTGCTCGAGTAAAGGAGCTGATTAATGTTTTgcagaaagacaaacacaatACTGTGAAGAATGATGTTTATTCAAACAGACAGTGGTCTACTGTGGCAAGAACTATAGCAGCAACTGAGAACAAAGACTGTCTTGCTCTTTTTCTCCAGTTAGATGGACTCTGTTATTTTGATACTTGGCTTAAACATGGCCAGAAGTGTTTACAAGAAACAGGTGACGGCTTTATGGAAGAAGCAATGATTGAACTGTTGGGAGCAATTGAAAAGCTGCATAAAGACGAGCAGAAGCCAGTTATTTCGGATATCATGCTGACAGTTAAAGATCTTCTTAGTAACAAAAGTTCCAGAGTTCAAGATAGGGCCAGATCCTTATATAGTATCTGGAAGCAAAATAGTGAGAGTAATGCGGTCTACATGGATGTTGATAAAGACAAGGCAGTAAGTGATAATCTTGTGGGTGTGAATGAAAACTGTAACCATGACCAGCCCGAATGTTCTTTACAAGATATTTCTACTTCCAGGGTTGATAATAACGAAGAGAAGAATTTAGAACCAGCTTCTAGTTATATGACTCCAACAGTCTCCCCTGAAATTATGCAAACTGAAGTAGTTGTAGACTTGGCTCTTCCGATATCCGACAAAGATTTTGGCCATGCATCAATAAATGATGGACCCCCAAATACTGTCCAGTCTGATACATTAAATCTAGTCAGTGAAACCAGACCTGATTTAGGAAACCGCTCAATGCATCAGTTAGAAGCAACCACAGGAATTAAAAGTCCTGGATCTGCTGTACCAGGACAAAGGACGCTTGAAGGGCAGTCAGATGTTGCCAGCtcaaatgagcatgatgaaGCAAAACAGATGCCGCATATCAGGAGCTCTAACAACTTAGGTGTAACTGAGACTTCTTTTTGTGTTGACTCTACAAATTCTGTGGAGTCTAAAGTAGGTGATAACAATGAAAAGGATGTTGATGTCGGAAAAGAGGACCCTTGTATTAATAAAAGTCCCTCTGGTGATGTTAGAAAGGAGTTGTCTGAGGGTAATGGTGAAACGTTTGATAGCAGACCTTCAAATCCTTGCACTAATTTATCAGCATTTGACAGTACAGCTTCAGCTAATGTTTTGCAAGGTTCTCCTGCACATGAGATTATGGCAAAGAATGAGCAGCTGACTGCCATTTTATCAGAGGAAGTAGACACAGAGGCGAATAAAGAATCAAATGTTCAAAATTTTTCAGACAAAGATGAAGTTGATTTGGGAAATGAGGATCCAACTAcaaatatttcaagtaaagaagaCAGGGAGACGATTGATGGATCAAATGGTCAGAATGTTCCTGAGAAAGCTGGGTTTGATTGTGAAAATGAGGTTATAACTACATATTTATTGAAGAAAGAGGAGACAGAGGCAATTGAAAAATCAAATGGTCAAAATGTTTCTGACGAAATTGGAGATCTAACTGTGAATTTATCAGGGAAAGAGGACTCGGAAGCGATTGAAGGATCAAGTGGTCAAAATGTTTCTGACGAAGATGAGGTGGTTAGAAAAAATGATTATGATCTTTCCATGTCAGGAGCCGATGTTAAACATTCTGTTGCAAAGAAGTCTGATTTTGACATGTTTGATCCGTTAGAGGTTGCTCGACAAGTTGCCATGGAAGTGGAGAGAGAAGTGGACTGCAGAGAACCGAGTTTTAGTTCTTCTGAGAGAATGTCTGGTGATGGAAAAGTAGAAAGTTCAGATTATCTAAAGGAAAAAAACATCATAGGAATCCATTGCTCATTTAATGATGTGTCAACTGGACCAAATCATTATGCTGTTGGAGGCAAGGATTTTGTACAAACCAAAAACATTCAGAGGAAAAATTGTACAGTTAATATTGAGCCCACGGAGTCTAGTGAGATGGCTCAGGAAAAAGAACATGAGGAAGATAATAACGTCTGTGGTTTTGATCTGAACAAAGATGTGTTGTCTGATATTGATGCTGATAACCTAATTAACCCAGTCACTACTCCCAATATGGTTGTTTCTGCTTCAAGGGATGTGTCAACTTCTGGATTGCCCCTGTCTGCTTTGCAAATTGAGGGGACTGTTGAATGGAAAGGATATGCTGAAGCTAGTGCTTTTTGTCCACCTTCAACGTGCAAAATCTCCAAAGGTGAAAGTTCTACCTTTGCATCAGGGAGTAGTACCAACTTGTTTAGGCGGAAGGAATACCTTGACTTTGATCTAAATGTTGCTGAGGGCGAAGATAAATTAACAGACTTTCCACCCACTAGGGAGATCCCAAATTCAACTCGGCGGTCTTCAGAAAACTGTTCTTTTGAAGCTAGTCCAAAAAAATCTGACTTGCTGCAGCTGGATCTGAACTGTGTTAGTGATAATGGTGATGCTCCAGTATCATACTGGAGGAAGGAGGAGAGAGTTTTACCACATTATAATGGTCAACTCAGTCCATCTGCTTCCTCTTCATCATCGTCAATGCAGCCTGCattgaaaaaatttgatttaaatgatCAGCCATCTCCTTTTACTGAATTTTTGCATCCTGCTTTGACTGTTAGGTCATCAACGAATGTATATACTTCTGTTGCTGGAGGGTTTAAAACAGATGAATCTGTAATTTCCCTCATGGGATCCAGAGTTGAGGTCAGACAAAAAGATAATGTTCCTCAGACAATTCCCCTATTTAATGGCAGCATTGGGGATCCTGCAGCGGATGCTAGTATGACAAGAAACGACGGTGTTATGGGGTCGGCGTTATCCCTGCAATATGCGCATTCTTTCATGTATGGGTACAATGGCCCATTATCTGGACCTACTGTACCCTATTCCTCAGCCATTTATGGACATGGAGGTCAAATCCCTTTTATGGTGGATTCAAGAGGAACCCCAGTTGCACCACGAGCTTTAAGTCCCGTGCCTGCTCTTCCTCCTTCCTTTCCGCAACCATTGTTTTTTGAGAGTTTGGCTGCTTCACCTGCTGACTCCAATGGGCTTGTGCCTACAAGGCATGGTCTCGATCTGAATCTAGGGGTAATGACTGAGGGGAGAAGCCGAGATGTTGGAAATATGCTGCAGCTGTTTAATCCTGGTCAAGGAATATCAAAGGATGAACAGAT
- the LOC108218041 gene encoding synaptotagmin-2 encodes MGIISAIAEIFGFGVGISIGLVIGYFVFIFTRPTHVEDPVIPTLDELDTETLQRLLQEIPKWVKSPDHDRVDWLNKFIETMWPYLNRGICKQVKTIADPIIAEQIPQYKIDSVQFETLSLGCLPPTFTGMKVYTTGEKEVIMEPTLKWAGNPNILVAIKAFGLRVSIQVVDLQVFAFPRITLKPLVPTIPCFAKILVSLMEKPHVDFGLKLLGADAMSIPGLYSFVQGTIKEQVANMYLWPKTLEVVIMDPTKAMKRPVGILNVKVVRAMKLKKKDLLGASDPYVKLKISEDKLPSKKTTVKHKDLNPEWNEEFSITVKDPESQILDLVVYDWDKVGKHEKMGMNVIHLKDLTPEETKVLILDLLKNMDPDSVQNEKPQGQLVVEAMYKPFDDEERPPDSEDSEVQKAPDGTPAGGGLLVVIVHEGQDLEGKHHTNPSVRLLFRGEEKRTKVVKKNRDPKWDEEFQFMLDEPPSDDRIHVEVVSTSKRMGLLHPKDALGHVDISLADVVNNKRINENYELIDSKNGTVRIEMQWRTSS; translated from the exons GATCCTGTCATACCTACCTTGGATGAGCTGGACACAGAAACTCTGCAACGTTTGCTTCAAGAGATACCCAAATGGGTGAAAAGTCCAGACCATGACCGT GTTGATTGGCTAAATAAATTCATTGAGACAATGTGGCCTTACTTGAACAGG GGAATTTGCAAGCAAGTGAAGACCATAGCAGACCCCATCATTGCCGAGCAAATTCCACAATACAAAATTGATTCAGTTCAATTTGAAACTCTTTCTTTGGGATGCTTACCGCCTACTTTTACAG GAATGAAAGTTTATACTACCGGCGAGAAGGAAGTGATTATGGAACCAACGCTGAAGTGGGCAGGAAATCCTAACATTCTTGTAGCAATCAAGGCATTTGGACTGAGAGTCAGTATTCAG GTGGTTGACTTGCAAGTATTTGCTTTTCCTCGTATCACCCTGAAGCCCTTGGTTCCAACCATTCCTTGTTTTGCGAAAATATTAGTGTCTCTTATGGAGAAG CCTCATGTGGACTTTGGGCTAAAATTGCTTGGAGCAGATGCTATGTCAATTCCTGGGCTGTATAGCTTTGTCCAG GGTACTATTAAGGAGCAGGTTGCAAATATGTATCTGTGGCCCAAAACACTAGAAGTGGTAATCATGGATCCTACAAA GGCCATGAAGAGACCTGTTGGGATCCTGAATGTTAAGGTTGTGAGGGCAATGAAGCTTAAGAAAAAAGATCTTTTAGGAGCTTCAGACCCGTATGTGAAACTGAAAATTTCAGAGGACAAACTGCCATCAAAGAAAACAACTGTGAAGCACAAGGATTTAAACCCTGAATGGAATGAAGAATTTAGTATTACAGTTAAGGACCCAGAATCTCAGATATTGGATCTTGTTGTCTATGACTGGGATAAG GTGGGGAAGCACGAAAAGATGGGTATGAATGTAATACATTTGAAAGACCTTACTCCGGAAGAGACAAAAGTTCTAATCCTCGATTTGCTAAAAAACATGGACCCTGACAGCGTCCAAAATGAAAAACCACAGGGTCAGCTTGTTGTCGAAGCAATGTACAAACCTTTTGATGATGAAGAGAGACCACCTGATTCTGAAGATTCTGAGGTTCAAAAGGCTCCTGATGGAACTCCTGCTGGTGGTGGGTTGCTAGTAGTTATAGTCCATGAAGGTCAAGATCTTGAAGGAAAACACCACACAAATCCGTCCGTGCGTTTACTCTTCAGAGGGGAAGAAAAAAGAACCAAG GTTGTAAAGAAAAACAGAGATCCGAAATGGGATGAGGAGTTTCAGTTCATGCTGGACGAGCCACCCAGTGATGACAGGATTCATGTAGAAGTTGTAAGTACTTCAAAAAGGATGGGTCTTCTGCATCCCAAG GATGCTCTGGGGCATGTGGATATCTCCCTTGCAGATGTGGTTAACAACAAAAGGATTAACGAGAATTACGAACTTATCGATTCAAAGAATGGTACGGTTCGAATTGAAATGCAGTGGAGAACTTCATCCTAA